The following coding sequences lie in one Pogoniulus pusillus isolate bPogPus1 chromosome 29, bPogPus1.pri, whole genome shotgun sequence genomic window:
- the ASXL1 gene encoding polycomb group protein ASXL1, with translation MKEMKQRRKKERTWAEAARLVLENYSDAPMTPKQILQVIEAEGLKEMSGTSPLACLNAMLHSNSRGGDGLFYKLPGRISLFTLKKDALQWSRNLSVPEGEEVEDAADAESCGSNEASTVSGDNDVSLDETSSNASCSTESQSKAPAATRESYRTASQTSKQKKKPGVMLPRVVLTPLKVNGAHMESASGFPSRHADGESSSTSSSSSSSLALCKASLRSRVEINRDPPQLLRGIRKPTAGQMKRNRGEDIDFETPGSILVNTNLRALINSRTFNALPSHFQQQLLYLLPEVDRQVGADGSMRLSGSALNNEFFTHAAQSWRERLADGEFTHEMQVRIRQEMEKEKRVEQWKEKFFEDYYGQKLGLTQEESQEQNSVQEDAENRTGLAVKAEARLPRGPAARQRDGHFRKRSRADLRCRARRSLYKLREAEQAEASKEAAPAAADPSLRKDTKLEAELKKDDLRSPSAAALKPETSQSHLSPEASKLHGQSEDPSLAAADRIPALPQESPAPRDSKDQKRKCFEEAASASFPEKKPRLEDRQSFRNTIESVHPEKPQPTKEEPKVPPIRIQLSRIKPPWVVKGQPSYQICPRIIPSTEPSARGRGGARTLADIKARALQARAQREAAAAIGGGGGPGGGRSPDEGGGGGGGDAGGGRAGHRRSKRTHRKRSADLQRAQLLSPLQLSGQPLGSQVAAQEDDSKAFLSSRRSPFSSAGEGSGALEGGAGAGSGEAQPTAGSPSSLRDALTGSSTCERQEKSPEQLPCEPRTETPSCGAPQEGQSSSAVPPGNGLRWSQGQGAAVGSPGADGSQLRGGGAAPAAQLAQHSSLKGNASSCPALLPELSPDGKECHQAEGLARFRLNGSEALVERGGTGSGDSRVAEQEVPVPCSLAGLQAERVSEGKPWHEEQKMESVVEPPHGDLVSQNGINTSDKVQLRDRCPRTGPEDAHQGEPEELQPKGDAEVQSTHSETTDTASDLEAEEGSELDACGRGGGCREVAGKGSSCGSSAEGCDRIRSASPVEAESVACAVGFPAEPSTAAAAQRWAAHTPLPQDAEGPAGLAWPVPSVEANNPLVMQLLKGKLPLEELLPGPHSNTELDGTQPALGTRSESLCLPGEGGSSCCVGKESAPDVGMKTSALSRSDDFHSLRSSVDPQEKCGAGAALPAAKGAEDQPVPETHSKVGSALSCQDQVANVASASQKPEDLGPLGRTFSSCSFEEQKELPKVHRMPQHNLLASITANKSPDKLKASAEPQFVSPALPSLGPNQTGGASGSKSYVGVQGKKLFGSGFPRGPSVRLQPPRALDPASAVGTSSPSKQSPLEKSCVAGGGRAAARDGWTPKQHSTPLGAGKSEKGSACSSLAKSNAENRSAAAGTPAEPWEQPQGLPLPRDHLPFLKLSREAGKGQSQPLEPSSIPSQLNIKQAFYGKLSRLQLKPGGRSCSPGAPAFARSVVQLSHRGGRGAAALSVQMFADSSSMDEISFKCSCSLKAMIMCKGCGAFCHDDCIGPSKLCVLCLVVR, from the exons TGGCACCTCTCCCCTGGCCTGTCTCAATGCCATGCTGCACTCCAACTCGCGGGGTGGCGATGGCCTCTTCTACAAGCTGCCTGGACGGATCAGCCTCTTCACACTCAAG AAGGACGCCCTGCAGTGGTCCCGCAACCTGTCGGTGCCagaaggggaggaggtggaggatgcagcagatgcagagagctgtgggtcCAATGAAGCCAGCACTGTGAGTGGTGACAACGATG tgTCTCTCGATGAAACCTCCTCCAACGCCTCCTGTTCCACTGAGTCCCAGAGcaaggctcctgctgccacccggGAGAGCTACAGAACTGCCTCCCAG ACAAGCAAGCAAAAGAAGAAGCCTGGAGTGATGCTGCCTCGTGTTGTGCTCACACCCCTGAAAGTCAACGGCGCACACATGGAGTCTGCCTCTG GCTTCCCAAGCAGGCATGCAgatggggagagcagcagcacctccagcagcagcagcagctccttggccCTCTGCAAAGCCTCCTTGCGCAGCAGAGTAGAGATCAACAgggaccctccccagctgctcagAGGCATCCGGAAGCCCACAGCAG GGCAGATGAAAAGGAACCGTGGTGAGGACATTGACTTTGAGACTCCTGGTTCCATCCTGGTCAACACCAACCTGCGAGCGCTCATCAACTCCAGAACCTTCAACGCTCTCCCCTCccacttccagcagcagctgctctaccTCCTGCCCGAGGTGGACAGACAG GTGGGGGCTGACGGCTCGATGCGGCTCAGCGGCAGCGCTCTCAACAATGAGTTCTTCACCCACGCTGCGCAGAGCTGGCGGGAGAGGCTGGCTGACG GTGAATTCACCCACGAGATGCAAGTTCGAATTCggcaggagatggaaaaggagaagagagtGGAGCAGTGGAAGGAGAAGTTCTTTGAGGACTACTATGGACAAAA GTTGGGCTTGACCCAAGAAGAATCCCAGGAGCAGAACTCGGTGCAGGAGGACGCAGAGAACAGGACGGGGCTGGCTGTGAAGGCAGAGGCTCGGCTGCCGCGGGGGCCGGCGGCTCGGCAGCGGGACGGCCACTTCCGCAAGCGCTCCCGCGCCGACCTCcgctgcagggccaggaggagcctCTACAAACTGCGGGaggctgagcaggcagaggcCTCCAAggaggctgctccagcagcagctgatccCTCCCTTCGCAAAGACACCAAGCTTGAAGCAGAGCTGAAGAAGGACGACCTGCGGAGCCCTTCGGCCGCGGCGCTGAAGCCGGAGACTTCCCAATCCCACCTCTCTCCCGAGGCTTCCAAACTCCACGGGCAATCCGAAGACCCatccctggcagctgcagacaggattcctgctctgccccaggagAGCCCTGCTCCTCGGGATTCCAAGGACCAGAAGAGGAAGTGCTTTGAGGAGGCAGCCTCCGCGTCCTTCCCCGAAAAGAAGCCCCGGCTTGAAGATCGTCAGTCCTTTCGTAACACAATTGAAAGTGTTCACCCAGAAAAGCCACAGCCTACTAAAGAGGAGCCCAAAGTCCCACCCATCCGG ATTCAACTGTCACGTATCAAACCTCCCTGGGTGGTTAAGGGTCAGCCCTCTTACCAGATCTGCCCCCGCATCATCCCCAGCACCGAGCCCTCCGCCCGGGGCCGCGGCGGGGCCCGGACCCTCGCAGACATCAAAGCCAGGGCCCTGCAAGCCCGAGCCCAGCGAGAGGCTGCCGCTGCCATCGGAGGGGGCGGGGGCCCGGGCGGAGGGAGAAGCCCTGACGAaggaggcggcggcggaggaggaGACGCCGGCGGCGGCCGCGCAGGGCACAGGAGATCCAAGAGGACTCACCGAAAGCGTTCGGCAGATCTGCAGCGAGCACAACTACTGTCGCCTCTCCAGCTGAGTGGGCAGCCGCTGGGCTCCCAGGTGGCTGCTCAGGAGGATGACTCCAAggccttcctctcctccagacgaAGCCCCTTCTCCTCGGCCGGTGAGGGAAGCGGAGCTCTGGAAGGCGGTGCAGGGGCTGGCTCAGGGGAAGCTCAGCCCACTGCTGGGTCGCCCAGCAGCCTCCGTGATGCTTTGACTGGGTCATCAACTTGTGAGAGACAGGAGAAGagccctgagcagctccccTGTGAGCCAAGGACCGAAACCCCCTCCTGTGGAGCACCACAggaggggcagagcagcagcgcaGTTCCTCCAGGGAACGGCCTGCGGTGGTCTcaggggcagggagctgctgtgggcagtcCCGGGGCTGATGGGTCACAGCTCAgaggtggtggtgctgctcctgctgcccagctggctcAGCACTCCAGCCTGAAGGGAAACGCCTCCagctgtcctgctctgctgccagagttGTCACCAGATGGTAAAGAATGCCACCAGGCAGAAGGGTTGGCTAGGTTTAGACTGAATGGCTCTGAGGCGCTGGTGGAGAGGGGTGGCACTGGCAGTGGTGACTccagagtggcagagcaggaggtcCCTGTGCCGTGCAGCCTGGCAggcctgcaggcagagagagtgagcGAGGGCAAACCTTGGCACGAAGAGCAGAAGATGGAGTCTGTGGTGGAACCTCCCCACGGTGACCTTGTTTCTCAGAACGGGATCAATACCTCTGACAAAGTGCAGCTGAGGGACAGGTGCCCTAGAACAGGACCAGAAGATGCCCATCAGGGAGAgcctgaagagctgcagccaaAGGGAGACGCCGAGGTGCAGAGCACACACAGCGAGACCACAGACACCGCTTCCGACCTGGAAGCTGAggagggctcagagctggacGCCTGCGGCAGAggtggtggctgcagggaggtggctgggaagggctcctcctgtggcagcagcGCCGAGGGGTGTGACAGGATCAGATCAGCATCGCCTGTGGAAGCAGAGAGCGTGGCCTGTGCCGTGGGCTTCCCCGCAGAGCCGAGCaccgcagctgcagctcagaggtGGGCAGCACACACACCATTGCCCCAGGACGCTGAGGGGCCAGCAGGCCTTGCCTGGCCTGTGCCCTCTGTTGAAGCCAACAACCCCCTGGTGAtgcagctgctgaaggggaAGCTTCCCCTGGAAGAGCTTCTCCCAGGCCCTCACAGCAACACAGAGCTGGATGGCACACAGCCGGCGCTGGGCACACGGTCGGAAAGCCTCTGCCTGCccggggagggaggcagcagctgctgtgtgggcaAGGAGTCTGCTCCAGATGTGGGAATGAAGACAAGTGCCCTCAGCAGGAGTGATGACTTCCACTCGCTGAGATCTTCTGTCGACCCCCAGGAGAAGTGCGGGGCGGGGGCAGCGCTGCCTGCAGCCAAGGGTGCAGAGGATCAACCTGTTCCAGAAACACATTCCAAAGTTGGTTCAGCTTTAAGCTGCCAAGACCAAGTGGCAAATGTGGCAAGTGCCTCTCAGAAGCCTGAAGATTTGGGACCTCTGGGAAGAACATTTTCCTCCTGTAGCTTTGAGGAGCAGAAGGAGTTGCCCAAGGTCCATCGGATGCCGCAGCACAACCTGTTAGCCAGCATCACCGCAAATAAAAGCCCAGACAAGCTGAAAGCATCTGCAGAGCCTCAGTTTGTATCTCCAGCTCTCCCTTCTCTTGGTCCAAATCAGACAGGGGGTGCCTCGGGCAGCAAAAGTTACGTTGGGGTTCAAGGCAAGAAGCTCTTTGGCTCTGGCTTCCCTCGTGGCCCCAGCGTTcgcctgcagccccccagggctTTAGACCCCGCTTCAGCCGTGGGGACCTCATCCCCCAGCAAGCAGAGTCCTCTGGAGAAGAGCTGcgtggcaggaggaggcagggcgGCTGCGAGGGACGGGTGGacccccaagcagcacagcaccccTCTGGGAGCAGGCAAGAGCGAGAAGGGTTCAGcgtgcagcagcctggccaagaGCAACGCCGAGAACAGGAGCGCCGCGGCCGGGACCCCCGCGGAGCCTTGGGAGCAGCCGCAGGGCTTACCCCTGCCGAGGGACCACCTGCCCTTCCTCAAGCTTTCCAGGGAAGCCGGGAAGGGCCAGAGTCAgcccttggagccttcttccATCCCCTCTCAGCTGAACATCAAGCAGGCGTTCTACGGGAAGCTGTCgaggctgcagctgaagccCGGCGGCCGGAGCTGCTCCCCGGGCGCGCCGGCGTTCGCCCGCAGCGtggtgcagctcagccaccGGGGCGGCCGCGGCGCCGCCGCCCTCTCCGTCCAGATGTtcgctgacagcagcagcatggatGAGATCTCCTTCaagtgctcctgcagcctgaaaGCCATGATCATGTGTAAAGGCTGCGGGGCCTTCTGCCACGACGACTGCATCGGCCCCTCCAAGCTCTGTGTACTGTGCCTTGTGGTGAGATAA